In Nitrospira sp., a single genomic region encodes these proteins:
- a CDS encoding MFS transporter gives MPSSVDRYNPMPARPGGRTAHVNGYSPTSTPIRWLILGLLFLTSVVTYIDRVNISVTARHMMPAFGLTDQEMGWVFSAFVAGYALFQLPGGWLADRWGARVVLTGALLWWSVCSAFTAVAATSALAEVTGILGALIAVRFMLGVGEAVALPCFNRAVANWMPADARGVGIGIAIGGIGLGSAVTPPIAAWVMVNWGWQIVFYLSAAVGLAMALLWWTLARNRPEEHPWVANGVPNGATRPTSPRSKPESCDPVPWRRLAHTPTVWWLVLSYTCLGYVAYLYLSWFYLYLVNVRGFDVLRGGLYGAAPFVAMLVGCPVGGWITDRLASRYGVTAGRAIAGISGMTAAGCAIIAGGFAGSPLLAIACLSAGAGCLYFSVGAYWASTTDLSKTHAGALSGLMNTGANVGGAISPVLTPWIASYWGWPLSLAAAGVVAFTGAALWLRIKPGEGLRENSAES, from the coding sequence GTGCCGTCATCGGTCGACCGGTATAATCCGATGCCCGCCCGTCCCGGCGGACGGACCGCTCACGTGAACGGATACTCCCCCACATCGACGCCGATCCGCTGGCTTATTCTGGGATTGCTGTTTCTCACCAGCGTGGTGACGTACATCGATCGCGTGAACATCTCCGTCACGGCCCGCCACATGATGCCCGCGTTCGGGCTGACCGATCAGGAGATGGGCTGGGTCTTTTCCGCCTTCGTAGCCGGCTATGCACTCTTTCAGCTTCCGGGCGGATGGCTCGCGGACCGGTGGGGCGCAAGAGTCGTCCTGACCGGCGCCCTTCTGTGGTGGTCGGTCTGCTCGGCCTTCACCGCGGTGGCGGCGACCTCGGCCTTGGCCGAGGTCACCGGGATCCTCGGCGCGCTCATCGCCGTGCGGTTCATGCTGGGCGTCGGCGAGGCCGTGGCCCTGCCCTGCTTTAACCGCGCCGTCGCCAACTGGATGCCGGCCGACGCGCGAGGCGTCGGGATCGGCATCGCCATCGGTGGGATCGGGCTGGGTTCCGCCGTCACCCCGCCCATCGCCGCCTGGGTAATGGTGAATTGGGGCTGGCAGATCGTCTTCTACCTCTCTGCCGCAGTCGGCCTGGCCATGGCCTTGCTTTGGTGGACGCTGGCTCGCAACCGGCCGGAGGAGCATCCTTGGGTTGCGAACGGCGTGCCGAACGGGGCGACGAGACCGACGTCGCCGCGTTCGAAGCCGGAGTCCTGCGATCCAGTGCCCTGGCGTCGGTTGGCCCACACGCCCACGGTCTGGTGGCTGGTGCTCAGCTACACGTGCCTTGGCTATGTCGCCTATCTATATCTGTCCTGGTTCTACCTGTACCTGGTGAACGTGCGGGGATTCGACGTGTTGCGCGGCGGTCTCTACGGCGCTGCGCCGTTTGTCGCCATGCTGGTCGGCTGTCCGGTGGGCGGCTGGATCACCGACCGGCTGGCCTCGCGTTACGGCGTCACAGCCGGACGGGCGATTGCGGGAATCAGCGGCATGACGGCGGCCGGATGCGCAATCATCGCCGGAGGTTTCGCCGGCTCCCCGTTGCTCGCGATCGCCTGTCTGTCCGCCGGAGCCGGCTGCCTCTATTTCAGCGTCGGGGCCTACTGGGCTTCCACGACCGACCTGTCCAAGACCCACGCCGGCGCGCTGTCCGGCCTCATGAACACCGGCGCGAACGTCGGCGGCGCGATCTCGCCGGTCCTCACACCCTGGATCGCCAGCTATTGGGGCTGGCCCCTGTCGCTCGCCGCCGCCGGCGTCGTCGCCTTCACCGGCGCGGCTCTGTGGCTCCGGATCAAACCGGGAGAAGGGCTGCGGGAGAACAGTGCTGAGTCCTGA
- a CDS encoding AsmA-like C-terminal domain-containing protein — protein MSRTRVVVAVIALVVVGGITFLLLSPQLTGADYLKDFFLRQLEQNLGRKIDVHRIKFTVFPRIRLELSQVVIHERNSDQVFLSAKKLDLVLRLVPLLRKQIVGKRLTIEEPTLTLRRNAAGHWNVLDRANPIPTSDDEALELMTRMFRIKEATVIDGTVIVIDEARPDGVRTVKLESVEAALVIHLERNQADVHISADHIRDRERSSLSMAGAVRRADQQSIEMSETTRPPLLFQFEGTVEAVGLSLRGLADFFGPRPVPPNVQGAVTVRSSMRLIPGVAGYDVVMSDLTANLDPLAAKGRASLSGLLTTQPTFSLTFSAPPVQLSDLLKRIPPEWFHPQLPAVIEDRRINGKVEVVSATVTGSYGEGPQLSVTGEFRIREGEALIGDSHVPSKDLSAVVLVEAGRMRVTNLGGRYGTIQMTDSKGLISFLEAGPWMEMEILGTMAASDLLQFLSKTVESEQLSKVLGEARDVEGVAKPTFRLVGPLTQPGGVTFAGGEITAQQVSLSHPSLPERMTDIQGRFVLAEGETQFDQVSGHLGDLTVQVQGGITGGGTSSFRDLLVRVTGDSLHLTQVLPMKHIPKGMVQGLTSVAVALRGLTSVPEMRGEIVLTESKVIWPEVLEKPVGAPATINFEGHVAPKGGLTLTHIEADVPPLRLPVKGNIRLGERVSIDASLATGTVSLSTVPEWITKGGFEAGNVEVSLDVKGKGADWRMWKTNGWLALSNGLVNVRGADGPIQDLYVRLQFNRDAAELKRLSFRLLDSDLVMEAMIRNWATKPAISGKMESNQMDLDLLIPKGERSPMREFLETLAATSRVAMTASITRGHYKHLKFGGLSARITIQDGVLDVDRISGQSTDGEVAGRIAVQLPRHEPAEAEISVRATGVPVSDILRLVGKNEGGVTGEIRITGTIRGHGRNPHGVYPTLNGKADILIENGHIFKSKERVTWKIISILNLPAVLQGKVDLEKEGLPYNKITATVTVRNGLFETENMIIDSPIVKITAAGNYDLPTDQGDMVWAVSPFGSYSQFLKTIPLFGRLFAGDRKGVATAMFSVKGSIEDPEVTYMPMKSFATGLTGLGQLAVDVLKNTVMLPIDLMTPDEDKASPKDVPAPSSP, from the coding sequence GTGTCCCGCACACGCGTGGTGGTCGCCGTCATTGCTCTGGTCGTCGTGGGCGGCATCACCTTTCTGCTTCTGTCTCCCCAGCTCACCGGCGCCGATTACCTCAAGGATTTCTTCCTGCGGCAGCTCGAGCAAAACCTCGGACGGAAGATCGACGTGCACCGCATCAAGTTCACCGTCTTTCCGAGAATCCGGCTGGAGCTCTCGCAGGTTGTCATTCACGAACGCAATTCCGATCAGGTCTTTCTGTCCGCCAAGAAACTCGATCTCGTGCTGCGGCTCGTGCCGCTGCTTCGCAAGCAGATCGTGGGAAAACGGCTGACGATCGAAGAGCCCACCCTGACGCTCCGGCGGAACGCCGCCGGCCACTGGAACGTGCTCGATCGCGCCAATCCCATTCCGACGAGCGACGACGAAGCGCTCGAGCTGATGACCCGCATGTTCCGCATAAAGGAGGCCACGGTGATCGACGGCACGGTCATCGTGATCGACGAGGCCAGGCCCGATGGCGTCCGCACGGTGAAGTTGGAGTCCGTCGAGGCCGCGCTGGTCATTCATCTGGAGCGCAACCAGGCCGATGTGCACATCTCGGCCGACCACATCCGCGATCGGGAACGGTCATCCTTGTCGATGGCGGGCGCCGTCCGGAGGGCCGATCAACAGTCGATCGAGATGAGCGAAACGACGAGGCCTCCGCTTCTGTTTCAATTCGAGGGTACGGTGGAGGCGGTGGGGCTGAGCCTGCGCGGACTGGCGGATTTTTTCGGGCCGCGCCCGGTCCCGCCCAACGTGCAGGGTGCCGTCACCGTGCGGAGCAGCATGCGCCTCATTCCCGGTGTGGCGGGCTACGATGTCGTCATGTCGGATCTGACGGCCAATCTGGATCCGCTGGCCGCGAAGGGTCGCGCGAGCCTGTCGGGTCTATTGACGACGCAGCCGACCTTCTCGCTTACCTTTTCGGCGCCGCCGGTGCAGTTGAGCGACTTACTGAAACGCATTCCACCCGAATGGTTTCATCCCCAATTGCCCGCCGTAATCGAAGACCGTCGCATCAACGGCAAGGTGGAGGTCGTCTCGGCGACCGTGACCGGGTCGTACGGAGAAGGACCGCAGTTGTCCGTGACGGGAGAATTCCGCATCCGTGAGGGAGAAGCGCTCATCGGCGACAGCCATGTCCCGTCCAAGGATCTCTCGGCGGTCGTCCTGGTCGAAGCGGGCCGGATGCGTGTGACGAACTTGGGGGGGCGGTACGGAACGATCCAGATGACCGACAGCAAGGGGCTGATCTCGTTTCTGGAAGCAGGTCCTTGGATGGAAATGGAAATCTTGGGTACGATGGCGGCATCGGACCTGTTGCAATTTCTCTCGAAAACCGTCGAGTCGGAGCAGCTGTCGAAGGTGCTGGGGGAAGCCCGGGACGTGGAGGGGGTGGCCAAGCCCACGTTCCGGCTGGTCGGGCCGTTGACACAGCCGGGAGGCGTCACGTTCGCGGGTGGCGAAATCACGGCGCAACAGGTGAGCCTGAGCCATCCGTCGCTCCCGGAGCGGATGACGGACATCCAAGGGCGTTTCGTTCTGGCCGAAGGGGAGACGCAGTTCGATCAGGTCAGCGGCCATTTGGGCGACTTGACCGTGCAGGTCCAGGGCGGCATCACGGGCGGCGGCACCAGCTCGTTCCGTGACCTGCTCGTGCGGGTAACCGGCGACTCCTTGCACCTGACGCAGGTGCTGCCGATGAAACACATTCCCAAGGGAATGGTCCAGGGTCTGACCAGCGTCGCGGTCGCGCTCAGAGGTCTGACCTCCGTGCCCGAGATGCGGGGCGAGATCGTGCTGACGGAATCGAAGGTGATCTGGCCGGAAGTGTTGGAGAAGCCTGTCGGCGCGCCGGCCACCATCAATTTCGAAGGGCATGTGGCGCCGAAGGGAGGGCTGACCCTCACGCACATCGAGGCGGACGTGCCGCCGCTGCGTCTGCCGGTAAAGGGGAATATCCGGCTCGGCGAGCGCGTGTCGATCGATGCGTCCCTGGCGACCGGCACCGTATCGCTCTCCACGGTGCCCGAATGGATTACCAAGGGGGGATTCGAGGCGGGCAACGTTGAAGTGTCGCTCGACGTCAAGGGCAAAGGCGCCGACTGGCGAATGTGGAAAACCAACGGCTGGCTGGCCCTGAGCAACGGGCTGGTCAACGTCAGGGGTGCCGATGGCCCCATCCAGGACCTGTACGTGCGCCTGCAGTTCAATCGCGACGCGGCCGAGCTCAAGCGCCTGTCCTTCCGGCTCCTCGACAGCGACCTGGTGATGGAAGCGATGATCCGAAATTGGGCGACGAAGCCGGCCATCTCGGGGAAGATGGAATCCAACCAGATGGATCTGGATCTGCTGATTCCTAAGGGCGAGCGGTCGCCCATGCGGGAATTCTTGGAGACCCTGGCGGCGACGAGCCGGGTCGCCATGACGGCCTCCATCACACGCGGGCACTACAAGCACCTGAAGTTCGGCGGCCTCTCGGCCCGCATCACGATCCAGGACGGCGTCCTCGACGTAGATCGGATCTCCGGTCAGTCGACCGACGGTGAAGTCGCCGGCCGGATCGCCGTGCAGTTGCCGCGCCACGAGCCCGCGGAGGCGGAAATCTCCGTGCGGGCCACCGGCGTGCCGGTCAGCGACATCCTGCGGCTCGTGGGGAAGAACGAGGGTGGAGTGACCGGAGAGATCCGCATCACCGGAACGATCCGCGGCCACGGCCGGAACCCTCACGGGGTCTATCCCACGCTGAACGGGAAGGCCGACATCCTAATCGAGAACGGCCACATCTTCAAATCGAAGGAGCGGGTGACCTGGAAGATCATCAGCATTCTGAACCTGCCGGCCGTGCTTCAGGGCAAGGTGGATCTGGAAAAGGAAGGCCTGCCGTACAACAAGATCACCGCGACCGTGACGGTACGCAACGGCCTGTTCGAAACGGAGAACATGATCATCGACAGTCCGATCGTGAAGATCACCGCAGCCGGCAACTACGATCTTCCGACCGACCAGGGCGACATGGTCTGGGCCGTGAGCCCGTTCGGGTCGTACTCGCAGTTCCTCAAGACCATTCCCTTGTTCGGGCGCCTGTTTGCCGGCGACCGCAAGGGCGTGGCGACGGCGATGTTCTCCGTCAAGGGCAGCATCGAAGATCCGGAGGTGACCTACATGCCGATGAAGTCCTTCGCCACCGGACTGACGGGATTGGGGCAGCTCGCCGTCGATGTCTTGAAGAACACGGTGATGTTGCCGATTGATCTCATGACGCCCGATGAGGACAAGGCGTCGCCCAAGGACGTCCCGGCCCCGTCGTCGCCTTGA
- a CDS encoding tetratricopeptide repeat protein, with protein sequence MNRAERRRLDARRGTQDVTPWLNQGKAHHQAGRLAEAEQAYRQALAIAPRHPDALHLLGLLSYRMNRLDEALEQLTAAVEQQPASPLYWFNLGVVAQKAGRLPHAVTAYEKAVSLNPRHLEALMNLGNALRDQGRLDDSVNVYRRALAINSTHPELHNNLGVALQEQGAVDEAIGSFRRALEAKPQHVEALNNLGLALMEAGTLHEAIASFQQALSLMPGYQKALYNLGIASIWVGNDDKAVSCFSQIAKARHDHGQAPTEQATYRSRIKHEVEQTHHLLDRRLLGEEYRAQLDSLIRLQRLLDDDTTAGNRVTITTDALASVAPAFNRILYSEPPRRIEGGALNRALDVAAVESRYLGKHPEVTFVDGLVNDAALEALRRFCLDATIWKKDYENGYCGAFLGDGFASPLLLQIAEELRLKFPRIFTHHRLTQAWAFKQDSARRGLNIHADAAAVNVNFWITPDEANRDPSAGGLVVYDKEAPKDWNFKDYNSDRNKPKILAWLKEVGAETIKIPYRANRAVIFNSDLFHESDHIAFKDDYLSRRINITLLYGHRLKT encoded by the coding sequence ATGAATCGAGCGGAACGACGACGGCTGGATGCGCGGAGAGGCACTCAAGATGTGACGCCTTGGCTGAACCAAGGGAAGGCACACCACCAGGCCGGCCGATTGGCGGAGGCCGAACAGGCCTACCGTCAGGCGCTCGCCATCGCGCCCCGCCATCCGGACGCGTTGCACCTGCTCGGACTGTTGTCCTACCGGATGAACCGGCTGGACGAGGCCCTCGAGCAGTTGACCGCCGCGGTCGAACAGCAGCCTGCCTCGCCCCTCTACTGGTTCAACCTCGGCGTGGTCGCCCAGAAAGCCGGCAGACTGCCGCACGCCGTCACGGCCTATGAGAAAGCAGTGTCCCTCAACCCGCGTCACCTGGAAGCGCTGATGAACCTCGGCAACGCGCTCCGAGACCAGGGCCGCCTCGATGACTCCGTCAACGTCTACCGACGGGCCTTGGCGATCAATTCGACACATCCGGAACTGCACAACAACCTGGGCGTCGCCCTCCAGGAACAGGGCGCGGTCGATGAGGCGATCGGCTCGTTCCGCCGCGCGTTGGAGGCGAAGCCTCAGCATGTGGAAGCGCTGAACAACTTGGGCCTGGCCTTGATGGAAGCCGGCACGCTGCATGAAGCCATCGCGTCCTTTCAGCAGGCACTGTCGTTGATGCCCGGCTACCAGAAGGCGCTCTATAATCTAGGCATCGCCTCCATTTGGGTAGGCAACGACGACAAAGCGGTATCCTGCTTCTCGCAAATCGCCAAAGCGCGACACGACCATGGCCAGGCGCCGACTGAACAGGCCACCTATCGCTCCCGGATCAAACACGAAGTCGAGCAGACACACCATCTCCTCGATCGCCGACTGCTCGGCGAGGAGTATCGCGCCCAGCTCGATTCGCTGATCCGGCTGCAGCGGCTGTTGGACGACGACACGACCGCCGGTAATCGCGTGACCATCACCACGGACGCGCTCGCCTCGGTCGCGCCGGCGTTCAATCGCATACTCTACAGCGAGCCTCCCCGGCGCATCGAAGGCGGCGCCCTCAACCGCGCGCTCGACGTCGCGGCCGTCGAGTCCCGCTATCTCGGCAAGCATCCTGAAGTCACGTTCGTCGACGGGCTCGTGAACGACGCCGCGCTGGAGGCGCTGCGCCGCTTCTGTCTGGACGCGACGATCTGGAAGAAGGATTACGAAAACGGCTATTGCGGAGCGTTCCTGGGCGACGGCTTCGCCTCCCCGCTTCTCCTGCAGATCGCCGAAGAGCTGCGCCTGAAGTTTCCCCGCATCTTCACCCACCACCGGCTGACGCAGGCTTGGGCCTTCAAGCAGGACAGCGCGCGTCGAGGGCTGAACATCCATGCCGACGCCGCGGCGGTCAACGTGAATTTTTGGATTACGCCGGACGAGGCGAACCGCGACCCCTCCGCCGGAGGCCTGGTCGTCTACGACAAGGAAGCGCCCAAGGACTGGAACTTCAAGGACTACAACAGCGACCGGAACAAGCCGAAGATTCTGGCCTGGCTCAAGGAGGTGGGCGCCGAGACGATCAAGATTCCCTACCGCGCGAACCGCGCCGTGATCTTCAACTCCGATCTCTTCCATGAAAGCGACCACATCGCCTTCAAAGACGACTACCTCAGCCGCCGCATCAACATCACGCTGTTGTACGGCCACCGGCTGAAAACTTAG
- a CDS encoding cupin domain-containing protein, which yields MKVINLSDFQQFSHEKMKKNNIFQTSRFFCDVYCFEPGQEQKGHVHGEQDKVYLVLEGQGTFQVGGEQQVLRAGQGTMAPAGEEHGVKNDSGQRLKVLVFVAPNP from the coding sequence ATGAAGGTCATCAATCTCTCTGACTTTCAACAGTTTAGCCATGAGAAGATGAAGAAGAACAATATCTTTCAAACGTCGCGGTTTTTCTGCGATGTCTACTGTTTTGAGCCAGGACAGGAGCAGAAGGGGCATGTGCACGGTGAGCAGGACAAGGTCTATCTGGTACTCGAAGGCCAGGGGACGTTTCAGGTGGGAGGGGAGCAGCAGGTCCTGCGCGCCGGCCAAGGAACGATGGCGCCGGCAGGGGAGGAACACGGGGTAAAGAATGATAGCGGACAGCGGCTCAAAGTATTGGTCTTTGTCGCGCCGAATCCCTGA
- a CDS encoding RtcB family protein encodes MKLHTDMRVNRVTDEIWEVPVSEKSGMLVPARLYATEAVLRSMDSGVFDQVTNVACLPGIQRYALCMPDGHWGYGFPIGGVAAFDVSHGVISPGGIGFDINCGMRLIRTDLTLDDVQPRLERLMTELFRRVPAGVGAAGFVRLNRRSFEEVMTDGARWCIEQGYGWHQDLTKIEERGCIGGADPSKVTDHAVGRGINQLGTLGSGNHYLEVQVVSNDRVFDPDAAAALGITGHDQIVVMVHCGSRGFGHQVASDYLKVFEKAMRRYGISVKDQQLACAPFSSNEGQDYFAAMNCAANTAFANRQVITHQIREAFAAVFGQSAEELGMELVYDVAHNIAKVERYVEGELLVHRKGSTRAFGPGHPELPEAFRQIGQPVICGGSMETGSYLLVGTDRAVQETFGSTMHGSGRTMSRAQAKKSVRGEQLQQQMKQRGIVVKAVSMSGLAEEAGFAYKNISEVVETVDRAGITKKVAELRPIGNIKG; translated from the coding sequence ATGAAACTGCATACGGACATGCGGGTGAATCGTGTCACGGATGAAATCTGGGAGGTTCCTGTCTCGGAAAAATCTGGCATGCTCGTGCCCGCGCGCCTCTACGCGACCGAGGCGGTGCTCCGCTCCATGGACTCGGGAGTGTTCGATCAGGTGACGAATGTCGCCTGCCTGCCCGGCATCCAACGCTATGCCCTCTGCATGCCCGACGGCCATTGGGGCTATGGTTTTCCGATCGGCGGCGTGGCGGCTTTCGATGTGAGCCACGGGGTCATTTCGCCCGGCGGGATCGGATTCGATATCAACTGCGGCATGCGGCTGATCCGCACTGATTTGACCTTGGACGACGTGCAGCCGCGGTTGGAACGACTCATGACCGAATTGTTCCGGCGCGTGCCGGCCGGCGTGGGAGCTGCGGGATTTGTCCGATTGAATCGCCGATCGTTCGAAGAGGTCATGACCGACGGCGCGCGCTGGTGCATCGAGCAAGGATATGGCTGGCACCAGGATCTCACGAAGATCGAAGAGCGGGGCTGTATTGGCGGCGCCGATCCCTCGAAGGTGACCGATCATGCTGTGGGTAGAGGTATCAATCAGCTCGGCACGTTGGGATCGGGCAATCACTATCTGGAAGTCCAGGTGGTGTCGAACGATCGGGTGTTCGATCCGGACGCCGCTGCCGCACTGGGCATCACCGGCCACGATCAGATCGTGGTAATGGTGCATTGCGGGTCGCGAGGCTTCGGCCATCAAGTGGCGAGCGACTACCTCAAGGTGTTCGAGAAGGCCATGCGACGCTACGGCATCTCGGTGAAGGATCAGCAACTGGCCTGTGCGCCGTTCAGCTCGAACGAGGGCCAGGACTACTTCGCGGCGATGAACTGCGCCGCCAATACCGCGTTCGCGAATCGGCAGGTCATCACCCATCAGATCCGCGAGGCCTTTGCCGCCGTCTTCGGTCAATCTGCGGAAGAGTTGGGCATGGAGCTGGTCTATGACGTCGCGCACAACATCGCCAAGGTCGAACGGTACGTCGAAGGCGAGCTGCTGGTGCATCGCAAGGGATCGACGAGAGCCTTCGGGCCAGGACATCCGGAGTTGCCCGAGGCGTTTCGGCAGATCGGCCAGCCAGTTATTTGCGGCGGATCGATGGAAACCGGCTCTTATCTGCTGGTCGGAACCGATCGGGCCGTGCAGGAGACCTTCGGCTCCACGATGCACGGATCGGGGCGAACGATGTCGCGCGCGCAGGCCAAGAAGTCGGTCCGAGGCGAGCAACTCCAACAACAGATGAAACAACGCGGCATCGTGGTGAAGGCCGTGTCGATGTCGGGGCTCGCAGAAGAAGCGGGCTTCGCCTACAAGAATATCTCCGAGGTGGTCGAGACGGTCGATCGAGCGGGAATCACAAAAAAAGTGGCGGAACTCAGGCCGATTGGCAATATTAAGGGATAG
- a CDS encoding PilZ domain-containing protein encodes MEQRHSQRFPVRFRSSFTSLNIVGGDGALIDLSLRGCRIDSAVEVRPGTSLELRIQAADEEPPLKVQEAVVRWSRPRQFGLEFVTLGPEEWARLQHTVTQLERHPYQRAASDEDSQAA; translated from the coding sequence ATGGAGCAACGGCACAGCCAGCGGTTTCCGGTTCGGTTCCGCAGTTCGTTCACCTCGCTGAACATCGTGGGGGGAGACGGCGCGTTGATCGATCTGTCGCTGCGTGGATGCCGGATCGACAGTGCGGTTGAAGTGCGGCCCGGCACGTCGCTGGAACTGCGCATCCAGGCGGCAGATGAGGAGCCGCCGTTGAAGGTCCAGGAGGCGGTCGTCCGCTGGAGCCGTCCGCGTCAGTTCGGTCTGGAATTCGTGACCCTCGGTCCGGAAGAATGGGCCCGCCTGCAGCACACCGTCACCCAACTCGAACGTCATCCCTACCAGCGAGCTGCTTCGGACGAAGACTCTCAAGCGGCTTGA
- a CDS encoding Xaa-Pro peptidase family protein: protein MSRSASQSHKAVLFIAASETDANLYYATKFIAPDPFIYLEIKGERLLVMNDLEMDRAKSQASVDRVLSYSEIEKRARDQGVASPGSVDIVHVVLRDAKIKQVLVPGNFPFRHASRLQELGYQVHAKPDPFYEQRVVKTAEEVRHIESAQRATEAAVAAAHTVLRRATIVRAELWLDDAPLTSERIKKLINVKLMEADCVAQHTIVAGGEQACDPHNEGSGPLPAYRSIIFDVFPRSATTRYFADMSRTVVRGTASPELVRLYQTVKDAQEEAITKIKDGADGMKIHRGICDRFEKAGYKTGLVNGRMQGYFHGTGHGVGLDIHEAPRISRTGSLLQEGHVVTVEPGLYYPGLGAVRIEDMVLVTSDGCRNLTDFPKIFELG, encoded by the coding sequence ATGTCTCGATCCGCTTCGCAATCACACAAAGCCGTCCTGTTCATCGCCGCCAGCGAGACGGACGCCAATCTCTACTACGCGACCAAATTCATCGCGCCGGATCCCTTCATCTATCTGGAGATCAAGGGAGAGCGCCTCCTCGTCATGAACGATCTGGAGATGGATCGGGCGAAAAGCCAGGCCTCGGTCGATCGCGTGCTGTCCTATTCCGAGATCGAGAAACGCGCGCGCGATCAGGGGGTCGCGTCCCCAGGCAGCGTGGACATCGTCCACGTCGTGTTGCGCGACGCCAAGATCAAACAGGTGCTCGTGCCGGGCAATTTTCCCTTCCGCCACGCGAGCCGCCTGCAGGAATTGGGGTATCAAGTCCATGCGAAGCCGGACCCGTTCTACGAGCAGCGCGTCGTGAAGACCGCCGAAGAAGTTCGGCACATCGAGAGCGCCCAGCGCGCGACGGAAGCGGCTGTCGCCGCGGCCCACACCGTGCTTCGCCGGGCGACAATCGTGAGGGCCGAATTGTGGCTCGACGACGCCCCGTTGACCTCCGAGCGAATCAAGAAACTGATCAACGTGAAGCTAATGGAGGCCGACTGCGTCGCCCAGCACACGATCGTGGCCGGGGGCGAGCAGGCCTGCGATCCCCACAACGAAGGCAGCGGACCATTGCCGGCGTACCGCAGCATCATCTTCGACGTGTTTCCGCGCTCCGCGACGACGCGCTACTTCGCCGACATGTCTCGCACGGTCGTCCGAGGCACGGCCAGTCCCGAGCTCGTCCGACTGTATCAGACCGTGAAGGATGCGCAGGAAGAGGCCATTACCAAGATCAAAGACGGCGCCGACGGCATGAAAATCCACCGCGGCATCTGCGACCGATTCGAAAAAGCCGGCTACAAGACCGGCCTGGTCAACGGCCGTATGCAGGGCTACTTCCACGGGACCGGCCATGGCGTCGGACTCGACATCCACGAAGCCCCGCGCATCAGCCGCACCGGATCGCTGTTACAGGAAGGCCACGTCGTGACGGTCGAGCCGGGGCTTTACTATCCGGGCTTGGGTGCCGTCCGCATCGAGGACATGGTGCTGGTTACGAGCGATGGGTGTCGGAATCTGACGGACTTTCCGAAGATCTTCGAATTGGGTTAG
- a CDS encoding archease, translating into MTFSFRFLDDVALADMAFEADGDSVEALFAGATRALLTTLADPATVGSSWERAIERRDADLPQLLFDWLSDIVYWKDAAGVVFHDAPLALAREEEQWVLKARLIGAPVDRETQELHNDVKGVTKHLYALRQVHGHWTVRVVLDV; encoded by the coding sequence ATGACCTTCTCCTTTCGCTTCCTTGACGATGTGGCGCTGGCTGATATGGCCTTCGAAGCCGACGGCGACTCAGTTGAAGCGCTGTTTGCCGGCGCCACACGGGCCTTGCTCACGACGTTGGCTGATCCGGCCACGGTCGGTTCGTCGTGGGAGCGGGCAATCGAACGTCGGGACGCAGACTTGCCGCAATTGCTGTTTGACTGGCTCTCCGACATCGTCTATTGGAAGGATGCGGCAGGCGTCGTCTTCCACGATGCACCGCTGGCCCTCGCCAGGGAAGAAGAGCAATGGGTGCTGAAGGCGCGGCTGATCGGCGCGCCGGTTGATCGAGAGACACAGGAGCTCCACAACGATGTGAAGGGAGTGACCAAGCATCTCTATGCGTTGCGTCAGGTGCACGGCCACTGGACAGTACGGGTGGTATTGGATGTGTGA